One genomic segment of Drosophila melanogaster chromosome 3R includes these proteins:
- the Adsl gene encoding adenylosuccinate lyase, whose amino-acid sequence MASNYEGYKSPLSTRYASKEMQFLFSDQNKFSTWRRLWVWLAKAESRLGLEISDAQIAEMELQISNIDFEAAAAEERLTRHDVMAHVHVFAKQCPSAAPVIHLGATSCYVGDNTDLIVLRDALKLLLPRVASVIARLSQFAQSYKDQPTLGFTHLQPAQLTTVGKRACLWIQDLIMDERALSRCLEDLRFRGVKGTTGTQASFLQLFNGDGEKVKQLDQLVTELAGFKKAYAVTGQTYSRKVDVEIVAALASLGTTIHKMCSDLRILASRKELEEPFESTQIGSSAMPYKRNPMRSERCCALARHLITLFSSAANTHATQWLERTLDDSANRRLTLSEAFLAADAALLTLLNISQGLVVYPKVIERHISQELPFMSTENIIMAMVKAGGDRQVCHEKIRVLSQEAGAQVKQHGKDNDLVVRVRKDPYFSPILEQLDTILDAKTFTGRASDQVGEFVKEEVEPVLARYSEALKNVQDVKLNI is encoded by the coding sequence ATGGCTAGCAACTACGAGGGCTACAAGTCGCCGCTGAGCACCCGGTACGCCAGCAAAGAGATGCAGTTCCTCTTCAGTGACCAGAACAAGTTCTCCACCTGGCGCCGGTTGTGGGTGTGGCTGGCGAAGGCGGAGAGCAGGCTGGGACTAGAGATCAGCGATGCCCAGATTGCCGAGATGGAGCTCCAGATCAGCAACATCGACTTTGAGGCGGCCGCCGCCGAGGAGCGACTTACGCGCCACGACGTAATGGCCCACGTCCATGTCTTTGCCAAACAGTGTCCCTCTGCTGCGCCGGTGATCCATTTGGGAGCAACCTCGTGCTATGTGGGCGACAACACTGATCTGATTGTACTGAGGGACGCTCTTAAACTGCTCCTTCCACGAGTCGCCAGCGTGATAGCTCGTCTAAGCCAGTTTGCCCAGAGCTACAAGGATCAGCCCACGTTGGGATTCACCCATCTCCAGCCTGCGCAGTTGACCACGGTTGGCAAGCGGGCGTGCCTGTGGATCCAGGATCTGATCATGGACGAACGCGCGCTGTCCCGCTGTTTAGAGGACCTGCGCTTCCGTGGAGTCAAGGGAACTACTGGTACCCAGGCCTCGTTCCTGCAACTTTTCAATGGGGATGGCGAGAAGGTGAAGCAGCTGGATCAGTTGGTCACCGAACTGGCTGGCTTCAAGAAGGCCTATGCGGTAACCGGTCAAACATACTCCCGAAAGGTGGATGTGGAGATCGTGGCCGCGCTTGCCAGTCTCGGCACCACCATCCACAAGATGTGCTCCGATCTGCGCATCCTCGCTTCTCGCAAAGAGCTGGAGGAGCCCTTCGAGAGCACTCAGATTGGCTCCTCGGCCATGCCGTACAAGAGGAACCCTATGCGCTCGGAGCGTTGTTGCGCCCTGGCCCGTCACCTCATCACCTTGTTCAGCAGTGCTGCTAATACACATGCCACTCAGTGGCTGGAACGCACTCTGGATGACTCTGCCAACAGGAGGTTGACCCTATCCGAGGCCTTCCTGGCTGCAGATGCCGCCCTGCTTACTCTGCTGAACATCTCGCAGGGACTGGTCGTTTACCCAAAGGTGATTGAACGGCACATTTCCCAAGAGCTGCCGTTCATGTCCACAGAGAACATAATCATGGCCATGGTGAAGGCGGGAGGAGATCGCCAGGTGTGCCACGAGAAGATTCGCGTGCTGTCCCAGGAGGCCGGAGCCCAGGTGAAGCAGCATGGCAAGGACAACGACCTCGTGGTTCGAGTGCGAAAGGATCCCTACTTTTCGCCCATCCTGGAGCAACTGGACACCATACTGGATGCCAAAACCTTTACTGGACGTGCCAGCGACCAAGTGGGCGAGTTCGTCAAGGAGGAAGTGGAACCCGTGCTGGCACGCTACTCCGAAGCCCTGAAGAACGTTCAAGACGTCAAACTGAACATCTAG
- the Pxd gene encoding peroxidase, isoform A, producing MIRARDLLLLALLGFISSALGLKVSSGYHIVHNQPQSSFPNYHGFSYLQGSAPYVIGNSLPTSPAPQNPFSSPASPPVSAYGYSFPTAGRVSCAAPPAVCEKTAYRTLDGSCNHLEQPGLGVANSKYGRLLTPKYADGISAPTRSVTGDELPSARLVSLVAFGEQDVPDPEFTLHNMQWGQIMTHDMSMQAGGTQSKKHPTRCCTDDGRLIGLDTAHKTCFAIIVPPHDPAYSQVGTECLNFVRTLTDRDSNCQYQGGPAEQLTVVTSYLDLSLVYGNSIQQNSDIREFQGGRMIVEERNGAKWLPLSRNVTGDCDAVDASEVCYRSGDVRVNQNPGLAILQTILLREHNRIADALSALNPHYDDRTLFQEARKINIAQYQQISYYEWLPIFLGGENMLKNRLIYKAPSGSYINDFDPNIDPSVLNEHATAAFRYFHSQIEGRLDLLSELRQVLGSLTLSDWFNRPGIIEVGDNFDSLTRGHATQPEELTDINFDRQIKHFLFRRNMPFGSDLRSLDIQRNRDHGLASYNDMREFCGLRRAHSWEGYGDLISPPILEKLKSLYPSHEDVDLTVGASLEAHVAGALAGPTFLCILTEQFYRTRVGDRFFFENGDKLTGFTPDQLEELRKASMARLLCDNGNHISSMQPEAFRTVSHSNPIIPCSNIPQVDLTKWIDQKLYATVDPSHYGKK from the exons ATGATAAGGGCACGAGATCTTCTGCTCTTGGCCCTCTTGGGATTCATCTCTAGTGCACTTGGCCTAAAAGTTTCCTCTGGCTATCACATAGTCCACAATCAACCGCAATCTTCTTTTCCCAACTATCATGGCTTTAGTTACCTACAAGGATCAGCTCCATATGTGATTGG GAACAGCCTGCCGACATCTCCGGCTCCCCAAAATCCGTTTTCATCGCCTGCCAGTCCGCCGGTATCAGCTTATGGTTACAGCTTTCCCACTGCTGGCAGGGTGTCATGTGCTGCTCCTCCGGCAGTTTGCGAAAAAACGGCCTATCGCACTTTGGATGGATCCTGCAATCATTTGGAGCAACCGGGCTTAGGAGTGGCTAATTCCAA GTATGGTCGCTTGCTGACTCCTAAATATGCCGACGGTATTTCGGCACCCACCAGATCCGTGACAGGTGATGAGCTGCCCAGTGCTCGTCTTGTTTCCCTGGTGGCTTTCGGAGAACAGGATGTACCCGATCCGGAGTTCACGCTGCACAACATGCAGTGGGGCCAGATCATGACCCACGATATGAGCATGCAGGCCGGTGGCACTCAGTCCA AAAAGCATCCcacacgttgttgcaccgaCGATGGTCGCCTGATTGGCCTGGACACCGCCCACAAGACCTGTTTCGCCATTATTGTGCCACCTCACGATCCGGCTTACTCCCAAGTGGGCACTGAGTGCCTCAACTTTGTGCGCACTCTGACGGATCGGGACTCGAACTGTCAGTACCAGGGTGGACCGGCAGAGCAGTTGACGGTGGTCACTTCGTACTTGGATCTCTCGCTGGTATATGGCAACTCCATTCAACAGAACAGCGATATCCGTGAGTTCCAAGGAGGCCGGATGATTGTGGAGGAGCGTAACGGAGCCAAGTGGCTGCCACTCTCTCGAAATGTGACCGGCGATTGTGATGCCGTTGATGCCAGTGAGGTGTGCTACCGTTCCGGAGACGTGAGGGTCAATCAGAATCCGGGACTGGCCATTCTCCAGACGATCCTGCTGCGCGAACACAATCGCATTGCGGACGCCCTGTCGGCACTGAATCCACACTACGATGATCGCACGTTGTTCCAGGAGGCGCGAAAGATCAACATTGCCCAGTATCAGCAGATCAGTTACTACGAATGGCTGCCCATCTTCTTGGGTGGCGAGAACATGCTGAAGAACCGGCTGATCTACAAGGCTCCATCCGGAAGCTATATCAACGATTTCGATCCCAACATTGATCCATCGGTGCTGAATGAGCACGCGACGGCCGCTTTCAGATACTTCCATTCCCAGATTGAAGGTCGTTTGGA TCTACTGTCCGAGCTGCGTCAAGTTCTCGGCTCTCTGACCCTCAGCGACTGGTTCAATCGTCCCGGTATTATTGAGGTTGGAGATAACTTTGATTCCCTGACCAGAGGACACGCCACGCAGCCCGAAGAGCTAACTGATATCAATTTTGACCGACAG ATCAAGCACTTCCTGTTCAGAAGAAACATGCCCTTCGGTTCCGATCTGCGTTCCCTGGACATTCAGCGTAATCGCGATCACGGTCTGGCTTCCTACAATGACATGCGGGAATTCTGCGGACTGAGACGTGCCCACTCGTGGGAGGGATACGGTGATCTAATAAGTCCACCAATTCTGGAAAAACTTAAGTCGCTATACCCGAGCCACGAAGACGTGGATCTGACTGTGGGCGCCTCCTTGGAGGCGCATGTGGCCGGAGCTTTGGCTGGACCCACCTTCCTGTGTATCCTCACGGAACAATTCTACAGAACCAGAGTGGGCGATCGCTTCTTCTTCGAAAACGGAGACAAGCTCACTGGATTTACTCCTG ATCAACTGGAGGAGCTGAGGAAGGCCAGTATGGCTCGTTTGCTGTGCGACAATGGCAACCACATTTCATCCATGCAGCCCGAAGCTTTCCGGACTGTTTCCCATTC GAATCCGATTATACCGTGCTCAAATATTCCACAAGTCGACCTCACCAAATGGATTGATCAAAAGCTATATGCCACTGTAGATCCGTCTCACTACGGAAAGAAGTAA
- the Pxd gene encoding peroxidase, isoform C — MIRARDLLLLALLGFISSALGLKVSSGYHIVHNQPQSSFPNYHGFSYLQGSAPYVIGLPTSPAPQNPFSSPASPPVSAYGYSFPTAGRVSCAAPPAVCEKTAYRTLDGSCNHLEQPGLGVANSKYGRLLTPKYADGISAPTRSVTGDELPSARLVSLVAFGEQDVPDPEFTLHNMQWGQIMTHDMSMQAGGTQSKKHPTRCCTDDGRLIGLDTAHKTCFAIIVPPHDPAYSQVGTECLNFVRTLTDRDSNCQYQGGPAEQLTVVTSYLDLSLVYGNSIQQNSDIREFQGGRMIVEERNGAKWLPLSRNVTGDCDAVDASEVCYRSGDVRVNQNPGLAILQTILLREHNRIADALSALNPHYDDRTLFQEARKINIAQYQQISYYEWLPIFLGGENMLKNRLIYKAPSGSYINDFDPNIDPSVLNEHATAAFRYFHSQIEGRLDLLSELRQVLGSLTLSDWFNRPGIIEVGDNFDSLTRGHATQPEELTDINFDRQIKHFLFRRNMPFGSDLRSLDIQRNRDHGLASYNDMREFCGLRRAHSWEGYGDLISPPILEKLKSLYPSHEDVDLTVGASLEAHVAGALAGPTFLCILTEQFYRTRVGDRFFFENGDKLTGFTPDQLEELRKASMARLLCDNGNHISSMQPEAFRTVSHSNPIIPCSNIPQVDLTKWIDQKLYATVDPSHYGKK; from the exons ATGATAAGGGCACGAGATCTTCTGCTCTTGGCCCTCTTGGGATTCATCTCTAGTGCACTTGGCCTAAAAGTTTCCTCTGGCTATCACATAGTCCACAATCAACCGCAATCTTCTTTTCCCAACTATCATGGCTTTAGTTACCTACAAGGATCAGCTCCATATGTGATTGG CCTGCCGACATCTCCGGCTCCCCAAAATCCGTTTTCATCGCCTGCCAGTCCGCCGGTATCAGCTTATGGTTACAGCTTTCCCACTGCTGGCAGGGTGTCATGTGCTGCTCCTCCGGCAGTTTGCGAAAAAACGGCCTATCGCACTTTGGATGGATCCTGCAATCATTTGGAGCAACCGGGCTTAGGAGTGGCTAATTCCAA GTATGGTCGCTTGCTGACTCCTAAATATGCCGACGGTATTTCGGCACCCACCAGATCCGTGACAGGTGATGAGCTGCCCAGTGCTCGTCTTGTTTCCCTGGTGGCTTTCGGAGAACAGGATGTACCCGATCCGGAGTTCACGCTGCACAACATGCAGTGGGGCCAGATCATGACCCACGATATGAGCATGCAGGCCGGTGGCACTCAGTCCA AAAAGCATCCcacacgttgttgcaccgaCGATGGTCGCCTGATTGGCCTGGACACCGCCCACAAGACCTGTTTCGCCATTATTGTGCCACCTCACGATCCGGCTTACTCCCAAGTGGGCACTGAGTGCCTCAACTTTGTGCGCACTCTGACGGATCGGGACTCGAACTGTCAGTACCAGGGTGGACCGGCAGAGCAGTTGACGGTGGTCACTTCGTACTTGGATCTCTCGCTGGTATATGGCAACTCCATTCAACAGAACAGCGATATCCGTGAGTTCCAAGGAGGCCGGATGATTGTGGAGGAGCGTAACGGAGCCAAGTGGCTGCCACTCTCTCGAAATGTGACCGGCGATTGTGATGCCGTTGATGCCAGTGAGGTGTGCTACCGTTCCGGAGACGTGAGGGTCAATCAGAATCCGGGACTGGCCATTCTCCAGACGATCCTGCTGCGCGAACACAATCGCATTGCGGACGCCCTGTCGGCACTGAATCCACACTACGATGATCGCACGTTGTTCCAGGAGGCGCGAAAGATCAACATTGCCCAGTATCAGCAGATCAGTTACTACGAATGGCTGCCCATCTTCTTGGGTGGCGAGAACATGCTGAAGAACCGGCTGATCTACAAGGCTCCATCCGGAAGCTATATCAACGATTTCGATCCCAACATTGATCCATCGGTGCTGAATGAGCACGCGACGGCCGCTTTCAGATACTTCCATTCCCAGATTGAAGGTCGTTTGGA TCTACTGTCCGAGCTGCGTCAAGTTCTCGGCTCTCTGACCCTCAGCGACTGGTTCAATCGTCCCGGTATTATTGAGGTTGGAGATAACTTTGATTCCCTGACCAGAGGACACGCCACGCAGCCCGAAGAGCTAACTGATATCAATTTTGACCGACAG ATCAAGCACTTCCTGTTCAGAAGAAACATGCCCTTCGGTTCCGATCTGCGTTCCCTGGACATTCAGCGTAATCGCGATCACGGTCTGGCTTCCTACAATGACATGCGGGAATTCTGCGGACTGAGACGTGCCCACTCGTGGGAGGGATACGGTGATCTAATAAGTCCACCAATTCTGGAAAAACTTAAGTCGCTATACCCGAGCCACGAAGACGTGGATCTGACTGTGGGCGCCTCCTTGGAGGCGCATGTGGCCGGAGCTTTGGCTGGACCCACCTTCCTGTGTATCCTCACGGAACAATTCTACAGAACCAGAGTGGGCGATCGCTTCTTCTTCGAAAACGGAGACAAGCTCACTGGATTTACTCCTG ATCAACTGGAGGAGCTGAGGAAGGCCAGTATGGCTCGTTTGCTGTGCGACAATGGCAACCACATTTCATCCATGCAGCCCGAAGCTTTCCGGACTGTTTCCCATTC GAATCCGATTATACCGTGCTCAAATATTCCACAAGTCGACCTCACCAAATGGATTGATCAAAAGCTATATGCCACTGTAGATCCGTCTCACTACGGAAAGAAGTAA
- the CG5225 gene encoding uncharacterized protein: MRLFAVIFWIGWAFGLANSKNPSAETGRLIASLQAAPAPAPAQSVIYKLPPQHYYPPPPPPPPPPPQHCNCPPGPPGPPGPPGLPGTPGPQGPKGHTGSKGERGEKGERGHYGLPGQPGEPGPIGPPGLPGPPGHKSGHGHHDHHDHHHHHPAPPPPPPPPPPPPPPPPPPHSHPHSHHPHPPIVTPPIIVPIPLPPQKGEHGHHHHHKGSKGPPGPPGPPGTGPPGPPGPPGTTYPQPPPPPPPPPPPPPSYPYPPYPYPPPGPYPGPWIPLPVPVPWPSKGHKGDKGHKGGHKGDKGGHHHHYYPPGHDKGGYYPYPPHGGHGGHHHPGHNYPGPYPPPYPPHHPHDGGDKGYHHYPPHNHGGHNHGGHNNHHPPHNGEHNHNHPPHNHGGHGHHHPSHNHGGQDPHNTHPHTGTHGNGGHSQTSHHQHPHHHQPKPTKPEGSGEQTPRDDLDLLDENVEIVENIIDENDNENNFMEGEEEMSNEPNDLETEPEDADYGLEYADNTVENPESPSGAEEIDDEDSSYMVPEGDDAMEEDHMMEDQMDPVNMMEDNAPMDGDAIEERTNKGPIILSIGTPRNPFHIYAYEQYNI, encoded by the exons ATGAGGCTGTTCGCAGTGATTTTTTGGATAG GCTGGGCCTTTGGCCTAGCGAATTCCAAGAACCCGAGTGCCGAGACGGGCAGACTGATAGCATCTCTACAAGCTGCTCCGGCTCCGGCGCCAGCACAAAGTGTGATCTACAAGCTGCCACCACAGCACTACTatccgccaccaccgccgccgcctccgcctccgccacAGCACTGCAATTGCCCGCCAGGTCCACCGGGGCCTCCTGGACCGCCGGGCTTACCAGGAACGCCTGGTCCGCAAGGTCCCAAGGGACACACTGGGTCCAAGGGCGAGCGAGGAGAGAAGGGAGAACGCGGTCACTACGGACTACCAGGCCAACCAGGTGAACCGGGACCTATTGGTCCACCGGGACTACCAGGCCCACCCGGTCACAAGTCGGGACATGGTCACCATGATCATCATgatcaccaccatcatcatccagcgccaccgccaccacctccacctccgcctccgccgcctccaccaccaccaccaccacactCACACCCGCATTCACATCATCCCCACCCGCCGATCGTGACGCCACCAATTATAGTTCCCATACCATTGCCACCGCAGAAAGGTGAACATGGTCACCATCATCACCACAAGGGATCCAAAGGTCCACCCGGACCTCCAGGCCCACCAG GAACGGGACCACCGGGTCCTCCAGGACCTCCAGGCACTACGTATCCACaacccccaccaccaccaccaccaccgccacctccACCACCATCGTACCCATACCCACCGTACCCGTATCCACCACCTGGTCCTTATCCGGGACCATGGATTCCTctgccagtgccagtgcccTGGCCCTCAAAGGGACATAAGGGGGATAAAGGTCACAAAGGAGGTCATAAGGGAGACAAGGGCGGACACCACCATCACTATTATCCACCAGGACACGATAAGGGAGGCTACTATCCGTATCCACCCCACGGTGGCCATGGAGGCCATCACCATCCAGGCCACAATTATCCAGGCCCCTATCCGCCACCATATCCACCTCACCATCCACATGATGGCGGAGACAAGGGTTATCACCATTATCCACCCCACAATCACGGAGGGCACAATCACGGGGGACACAACAACCATCATCCACCTCACAATGGAGAGCACAACCATAATCATCCCCCTCACAATCACGGAGGACATGGCCACCATCATCCCTCACACAATCACGGAGGGCAGGACCCACATAATACACACCCCCACACTGGTACACACGGAAATGGAGGACACAGCCAAACTTCACACCACCAGCAcccccatcatcatcaaccAAAACCCACTAAGCCAGAGGGTAGTGGCGAGCAAACTCCACGGGATGATCTGGACTTGCTAGATGAAAATGTGGAGATTGTCGAAAACATAATTGATGAAAATGATAACGAAAATAATTTCATGGAGGGCGAGGAGGAAATGTCCAATGAGCCCAATGACTTGGAGACGGAACCCGAGGATGCGGACTACGGCCTTGAATATGCAGATAACACAGTGGAGAATCCCGAATCTCCGAGTGGCGCTGAAGAAATCGATGATGAGGATTCAAGCTATATGGTACCAGAAGGAGATGATGCGATGGAAGAGGACCATATGATGGAGGACCAGATGGACCCAGTGAATATGATGGAGGATAACGCACCTATGGATGGAGATGCAATTGAGGAGCGAACCAACAAAGGTCCGATTATCCTGTCAATTGGAACTCCTCGAAATCCCTTTCACATTTACGCCTATGAACagtataatatataa
- the CG31268 gene encoding uncharacterized protein, isoform B, whose amino-acid sequence MKLLTVLLFIAISAFCEGSWLLSPVKPVEVESRPKTKKPAHNNNNLYYYSPEAIDSSFYYGFQPNCQCRPGPPGPPGPPGIPGLPGVEGAPGEKGDRGDRGESGQRGRPGKTGFPGPIGPPGLPGPPGRPGKSSSHEQKQGTTIIYLPAIPADKPPKMENPQAAMKTHHPIIETTLKRQTSLGHRSF is encoded by the exons ATGAAGCTGCTCACGGTTCTGCTGTTCATAG CCATCTCAGCATTTTGCGAGGGATCATGGCTGCTTTCCCCAGTCAAGCCGGTTGAAGTAGAATCGCGGCCAAAGACAAAGAAACCAGCTCATAATAACAACAATCTGTACTATTACAGTCCTGAAGCGATAGATTCTTCCTTTTACTACGGCTTTCAACCCAATTGCCAATGTCGCCCAGGCCCGCCAGGACCTCCTGGGCCACCAGGAATTCCTGGTCTGCCAGGTGTAGAAGGAGCGCCAGGAGAAAAGGGGGATCGTGGTGACCGTGGAGAAAGTGGTCAAAGGGGTAGGCCGGGTAAAACTGGATTTCCGGGACCAATTGGTCCACCAGGACTACCTGGACCACCAGGCCGCCCTGGCAAATCTTCATCGCATGAACAGAAACAAGGTACAACCATTATTTACTTGCCAGCAATTCCAGCGGACAAGCCgccaaaaatggaaaacccaCAGGCAGCAATGAAAACCCACCACCCGATAATAGAAACGACATTAAAAAGACAAACAAGCCTCGGGCACCGCAGCTTTTGA